In the Alligator mississippiensis isolate rAllMis1 chromosome 7, rAllMis1, whole genome shotgun sequence genome, one interval contains:
- the LOC102566895 gene encoding uncharacterized protein LOC102566895 isoform X1, with product MGLGAPLLLPLLHPLFLGAAGAMLTLYTAPETRAALGSVALLKCRFNVGRPIDPAVLRVRWLSAAAGPVAQYDRGQGTFEPRLRLSEQELQIGNASLEVQDVAVQDNGTYTCEVAYGTETQLGKTTLWVLAAPRISLDQRVGGAETSLLCHVGGFFPEDMEATLLRDEQVLNGSTRSSPQRNQDGTFNLTLTYTFTPVRSDAGAVFTCRVRHPVLGQPLVEEFALDVPGSDRTGAAIGAVVAIVLALGAAGAASYCWRQRRGRKAACSVSKVEGPERCRLGQEVTLRCSVEGKIRADTAVTWERTQGEDRALIQKDGPRAAPEHQLLFPSPPPGWTSTQERSETGLTALLTFTPTVQDHGARVRCLLQPEARDSGEEPECWEIRVWAPPELSRIQVLARWDPPDQVPFAVHLHGFYPNGIHRVEWSMDGKAWERSEPSYYAENEDGTFSARSVWRVASRCLARPEQRVRVRVQHGPADPPIAGELSIGDTGVLRPPEVSVISWPQSVMAGREVTLSCRVAGHFPAELGVTWLRKGRGAARAAPLQDSAEHRLLPGRPAPAADGKSFVQEAGLVFTPSVRRDHGAEYTCRVEHVALAQPVAKHSAELQVRALPDVSRIQVLPRWDSPDQVPFAVRLHGFYPRGIHRIAWSWDGEAWQRSEPSDYKENEEGTFSARSVWRVPSRRLARPEQRVQVCVQHGPADPPVTGELSIGDAGVLRPPEVSVISWPQSVMAGREVALSCRMAGHFPAELGVTWLRKGRGAARAAPLQDSAEHRLLPGWPAPAVDGKSFVQEAGLVFTPSVRRDHGAEYICRVEHVALAQPVAKHSAELQVRALPDVSGIQVLPRWDPPDQVPFAVRLHGFYPRGIHRIAWSWDGEAWQRSELSDYVENEDGTFSARSVWRVPSWRLARPEQRVQVRVQHGPADPPVTGELSIGDAGLLRPPEVSAISRPQSVMAGRAVTLSCHITGRFPELLGVTWLRRDRGAARAAPLRDSAEHQLLPGQPAPATDGKSFVQEAGLVFTPSVHRDHGAEYTCRVEHVALRTPVEQRSGELQVTGQSAPLHRDVTGTRSFPPVGAVWPGHHVLGGGSFAECEICRWSKQVAAGHRGPLPPGRLSTAQARAWGDTAAPGCPLAPAPGPERPSVSAGRAHGLGPAR from the exons atggggctgggggctcccctcctcctgcccctgctccaccccctcttCCTGGGGGCAGCGG GGGCCATGCTGACGCTGTACACGGCGCCGGAGACCCGGGCAGCGCTGGGCTCGGTGGCGCTCCTCAAGTGCCGCTTCAACGTGGGCAGGCCCATAGACCCAGCAGTGCTGCGGGTGCGCTGGCTCTCCGCCGCTGCGGGCCCCGTGGCACAGTATGACCGGGGCCAGGGGACCTTTGAGCCACGGCTGCGCCTGTCCGAGCAGGAGCTGCAGATCGGGAACGCCTCCCTGGAGGTGCAGGATGTGGCGGTGCAGGACAACGGGACCTACACCTGCGAGGTGGCGTACGGCACAGAGACGCAGCTGGGCAAGACGACCCTCTGGGTGCTCG cagccccgaGGATCTCCCTGGACCAGCGCGTGGGTGGCGCAGAGACGTCCCTCCTGTGCCACGTGGGTGGCTTCTTCCCCGAGGACATGGAGGCCACGTTGCTGAGAGATGAGCAGGTCCTGAATGGCTCCACCCGCTCCAGCCCCCAGAGGAACCAGGACGGGACCTTCAACCTCACCCTGACCTACACCTTCACCCCAGTCCGGAGCGACGCTGGCGCCGTCTTCACCTGCCGCGTCCGACACCCggtgctggggcagcccctggtcGAGGAGTTCGCCCTGGATGTCCCAG gctcggacCGCACCGGAGCTGCGATTGGGGCCGTTGTGGCCATCGTGCTCGCACTAGGAGCTGCGGGCGCGGCCAGTTACTGCTGGCGGCAGAGGAGAG gcaggaaagcCGCTTGCTCCGTGTCCAAGGTGGAGGGGCCGGAGCGGTGCCGGCTGGGCCAGGAGGTGACTCTGCGCTGCTCCGTGGAGGGGAAGATCCGTGCAGACACGGCGGTGACGTGGGAGCGGACGCAGGGCGAGGACAGGGCGCTGATCCAGAAGGACGGGCCCAGGGCGGCCCCTGAGCACCAGCTGCTCTTCCCGTCCCCGCCCCCGGGCTGGACGTCCACCCAGGAGAGGTCCGAGACCGGCCTCACGGCCCTCCTGACCTTCACCCCCACGGTGCAGGATCACGGGGCGCGCGTGCGGTGTCTCCTCCAGCCCGAGGCCCGAGACAGCGGCGAGGAGCCCGAGTGCTGGGAGATCCGGGTGTGGG ccccgccggAGCTGTCCAGGATCCAGGTGTTGGCACGCTGGGACCCCCCGGACCAGGTGCCGTTCGCTGTCCACCTGCACGGCTTCTACCCCAACGGGATCCACCGTGTCGAGTGGAGCATGGACGGGAAAGCCTGGGAGCGGTCGGAGCCGAGCTACTACGCAGAGAACGAAGATGGCACGTTCAGCGCCAGGAGCGTGTGGAGGGTGGCCAGCCGGTGCCTGGCCCGCCCCGAGCAGCGCGTGCGAGTGCGCGTGCAGCACGGCCCTGCGGACCCCCCCATTGCGGGAGAGCTCAGCATCGGGGACACCG GTGTCCTGCGGCCCCCGGAGGTGTCGGTGATCTCCTGGCCCCAGTCAGTGATGGCGGGGAGGGAAGTGACCCTGAGCTGCCGCGTGGCAGGGCATTTCCCCGCGGAGCTGGGGGTGACCTGGCTGCGCAAGGGCAGAGGAGCGGCTCGTGCTGCGCCCCTGCAGGACTCGGCCGAGCACCGGCTCCTCCCTGGCCGGCCCGCTCCAGCCGCGGACGGGAAGAGCTTCGTGCAGGAGGCCGGACTCGTCTTCACCCCCTCGGTGCGCAGGGACCACGGGGCCGAGTACACCTGCCGCGTGGAGCATGTGGCCCTGGCGCAGCCTGTAGCAAAGCACAGCGCGGAGCTGCAGGTGCGAG ccctgccggacGTGTCCAGGATCCAGGTGCTGCCGCGCTGGGACTCCCCGGACCAGGTGCCGTTTGCCGTCCGCCTGCACGGCTTCTACCCCCGCGGGATCCACCGCATCGCGTGGAGCTGGGACGGGGAAGCCTGGCAGCGATCAGAGCCGAGCGACTACAAGGAGAACGAAGAAGGCACGTTCAGCGCCAGGAGCGTGTGGAGGGTGCCCAGCCGGCGCCTGGCCCGCCCCGAGCAGCGCGTGCAAGTGTGCGTGCAGCACGGCCCCGCCGACCCCCCGGTCACGGGAGAGCTCAGCATCGGGGACGCCG GTGTCCTGCGGCCCCCGGAGGTGTCGGTGATCTCCTGGCCCCAGTCAGTGATGGCGGGGAGGGAAGTGGCCCTGAGCTGCCGCATGGCAGGGCATTTCCCCGCGGAGCTGGGGGTGACCTGGCTGCGCAAGGGCAGAGGAGCGGCTCGTGCTGCGCCCCTGCAAGACTCGGCCGAGCACCGGCTCCTCCCTGGCTGGCCCGCTCCAGCCGTGGACGGGAAGAGCTTCGTGCAGGAGGCCGGACTCGTCTTCACCCCCTCGGTGCGCAGGGACCACGGGGCCGAGTACATCTGTCGCGTGGAGCACGTGGCCCTGGCGCAGCCTGTAGCAAAGCACAGCGCGGAGCTGCAGGTGCGAG ccctgccggacGTGTCCGGGATCCAGGTGTTGCCGCGCTGGGACCCCCCGGACCAGGTGCCGTTTGCCGTCCGCCTGCACGGCTTCTACCCCCGCGGGATCCACCGCATCGCGTGGAGCTGGGACGGGGAAGCCTGGCAGCGATCAGAGCTGAGCGACTACGTGGAGAACGAAGACGGCACGTTCAGCGCCAGGAGCGTGTGGAGGGTGCCCAGCTGGCGCCTGGCCCGCCCCGAGCAGCGCGTGCAAGTGCGCGTGCAGCATGGCCCCGCCGACCCCCCGGTCACAGGAGAGCTCAGCATCGGGGACGCCG gtctcctgcgGCCCCCGGAGGTGTCGGCGATCTCCAGGCCCCAGTCAGTGATGGCGGGGAGGGCCGTGACCCTGAGCTGCCACATCACAGGCCGTTTCCCTGAGTTACTGGGGGTGACCTGGCTGCGCAGGGACAGAGGAGCGGCTCGTGCTGCGCCCCTGCGAGACTCGGCcgagcaccagctcctccctggccaGCCCGCTCCAGCCACGGACGGGAAGAGCTTCGTGCAGGAGGCCGGACTCGTCTTCACCCCCTCGGTGCACAGGGACCACGGGGCCGAGTACACCTGCCGCGTGGAGCACGTGGCCCTGCGGACCCCCGTCGAACAACGcagcggggagctgcaggtgacaggtCAGTCAGCGCCTTTACACCGGGATGTCACGGGGACCCGGTCCTTTCCCCCCGTCGGGGCCGTCTGGCCTGGGCACCAcgttctgggtggtggcagttttgcCGAGTGCGAGATCTGCCGGTGGAGCAAGCAGGTCGCAGCGGGACACCGGGGCCCGCTCCCCCCAGGAAGGCTGAGCACGGCGCAGGCCAGGGCGTGGGGTGacactgcagctcctggctgcccgcTGGCCCCCGCCCCGGGCCCGGAGCGACCCTCCGTCTCAGCCGGGCGAGCACACGGCCTGGGTCCCGCCCGGTGA
- the LOC102566895 gene encoding uncharacterized protein LOC102566895 isoform X2, producing MGLGAPLLLPLLHPLFLGAAGAMLTLYTAPETRAALGSVALLKCRFNVGRPIDPAVLRVRWLSAAAGPVAQYDRGQGTFEPRLRLSEQELQIGNASLEVQDVAVQDNGTYTCEVAYGTETQLGKTTLWVLAAPRISLDQRVGGAETSLLCHVGGFFPEDMEATLLRDEQVLNGSTRSSPQRNQDGTFNLTLTYTFTPVRSDAGAVFTCRVRHPVLGQPLVEEFALDVPGSDRTGAAIGAVVAIVLALGAAGAASYCWRQRRGRKAACSVSKVEGPERCRLGQEVTLRCSVEGKIRADTAVTWERTQGEDRALIQKDGPRAAPEHQLLFPSPPPGWTSTQERSETGLTALLTFTPTVQDHGARVRCLLQPEARDSGEEPECWEIRVWAPPELSRIQVLARWDPPDQVPFAVHLHGFYPNGIHRVEWSMDGKAWERSEPSYYAENEDGTFSARSVWRVASRCLARPEQRVRVRVQHGPADPPIAGELSIGDTGVLRPPEVSVISWPQSVMAGREVTLSCRVAGHFPAELGVTWLRKGRGAARAAPLQDSAEHRLLPGRPAPAADGKSFVQEAGLVFTPSVRRDHGAEYTCRVEHVALAQPVAKHSAELQVRALPDVSRIQVLPRWDSPDQVPFAVRLHGFYPRGIHRIAWSWDGEAWQRSEPSDYKENEEGTFSARSVWRVPSRRLARPEQRVQVCVQHGPADPPVTGELSIGDAGVLRPPEVSVISWPQSVMAGREVALSCRMAGHFPAELGVTWLRKGRGAARAAPLQDSAEHRLLPGWPAPAVDGKSFVQEAGLVFTPSVRRDHGAEYICRVEHVALAQPVAKHSAELQVRALPDVSGIQVLPRWDPPDQVPFAVRLHGFYPRGIHRIAWSWDGEAWQRSELSDYVENEDGTFSARSVWRVPSWRLARPEQRVQVRVQHGPADPPVTGELSIGDAGLLRPPEVSAISRPQSVMAGRAVTLSCHITGRFPELLGVTWLRRDRGAARAAPLRDSAEHQLLPGQPAPATDGKSFVQEAGLVFTPSVHRDHGAEYTCRVEHVALRTPVEQRSGELQVTGGAAQDQRGGDDGDVSVPTSSAGPMGTNEQDGEASTTGDAVSWTGV from the exons atggggctgggggctcccctcctcctgcccctgctccaccccctcttCCTGGGGGCAGCGG GGGCCATGCTGACGCTGTACACGGCGCCGGAGACCCGGGCAGCGCTGGGCTCGGTGGCGCTCCTCAAGTGCCGCTTCAACGTGGGCAGGCCCATAGACCCAGCAGTGCTGCGGGTGCGCTGGCTCTCCGCCGCTGCGGGCCCCGTGGCACAGTATGACCGGGGCCAGGGGACCTTTGAGCCACGGCTGCGCCTGTCCGAGCAGGAGCTGCAGATCGGGAACGCCTCCCTGGAGGTGCAGGATGTGGCGGTGCAGGACAACGGGACCTACACCTGCGAGGTGGCGTACGGCACAGAGACGCAGCTGGGCAAGACGACCCTCTGGGTGCTCG cagccccgaGGATCTCCCTGGACCAGCGCGTGGGTGGCGCAGAGACGTCCCTCCTGTGCCACGTGGGTGGCTTCTTCCCCGAGGACATGGAGGCCACGTTGCTGAGAGATGAGCAGGTCCTGAATGGCTCCACCCGCTCCAGCCCCCAGAGGAACCAGGACGGGACCTTCAACCTCACCCTGACCTACACCTTCACCCCAGTCCGGAGCGACGCTGGCGCCGTCTTCACCTGCCGCGTCCGACACCCggtgctggggcagcccctggtcGAGGAGTTCGCCCTGGATGTCCCAG gctcggacCGCACCGGAGCTGCGATTGGGGCCGTTGTGGCCATCGTGCTCGCACTAGGAGCTGCGGGCGCGGCCAGTTACTGCTGGCGGCAGAGGAGAG gcaggaaagcCGCTTGCTCCGTGTCCAAGGTGGAGGGGCCGGAGCGGTGCCGGCTGGGCCAGGAGGTGACTCTGCGCTGCTCCGTGGAGGGGAAGATCCGTGCAGACACGGCGGTGACGTGGGAGCGGACGCAGGGCGAGGACAGGGCGCTGATCCAGAAGGACGGGCCCAGGGCGGCCCCTGAGCACCAGCTGCTCTTCCCGTCCCCGCCCCCGGGCTGGACGTCCACCCAGGAGAGGTCCGAGACCGGCCTCACGGCCCTCCTGACCTTCACCCCCACGGTGCAGGATCACGGGGCGCGCGTGCGGTGTCTCCTCCAGCCCGAGGCCCGAGACAGCGGCGAGGAGCCCGAGTGCTGGGAGATCCGGGTGTGGG ccccgccggAGCTGTCCAGGATCCAGGTGTTGGCACGCTGGGACCCCCCGGACCAGGTGCCGTTCGCTGTCCACCTGCACGGCTTCTACCCCAACGGGATCCACCGTGTCGAGTGGAGCATGGACGGGAAAGCCTGGGAGCGGTCGGAGCCGAGCTACTACGCAGAGAACGAAGATGGCACGTTCAGCGCCAGGAGCGTGTGGAGGGTGGCCAGCCGGTGCCTGGCCCGCCCCGAGCAGCGCGTGCGAGTGCGCGTGCAGCACGGCCCTGCGGACCCCCCCATTGCGGGAGAGCTCAGCATCGGGGACACCG GTGTCCTGCGGCCCCCGGAGGTGTCGGTGATCTCCTGGCCCCAGTCAGTGATGGCGGGGAGGGAAGTGACCCTGAGCTGCCGCGTGGCAGGGCATTTCCCCGCGGAGCTGGGGGTGACCTGGCTGCGCAAGGGCAGAGGAGCGGCTCGTGCTGCGCCCCTGCAGGACTCGGCCGAGCACCGGCTCCTCCCTGGCCGGCCCGCTCCAGCCGCGGACGGGAAGAGCTTCGTGCAGGAGGCCGGACTCGTCTTCACCCCCTCGGTGCGCAGGGACCACGGGGCCGAGTACACCTGCCGCGTGGAGCATGTGGCCCTGGCGCAGCCTGTAGCAAAGCACAGCGCGGAGCTGCAGGTGCGAG ccctgccggacGTGTCCAGGATCCAGGTGCTGCCGCGCTGGGACTCCCCGGACCAGGTGCCGTTTGCCGTCCGCCTGCACGGCTTCTACCCCCGCGGGATCCACCGCATCGCGTGGAGCTGGGACGGGGAAGCCTGGCAGCGATCAGAGCCGAGCGACTACAAGGAGAACGAAGAAGGCACGTTCAGCGCCAGGAGCGTGTGGAGGGTGCCCAGCCGGCGCCTGGCCCGCCCCGAGCAGCGCGTGCAAGTGTGCGTGCAGCACGGCCCCGCCGACCCCCCGGTCACGGGAGAGCTCAGCATCGGGGACGCCG GTGTCCTGCGGCCCCCGGAGGTGTCGGTGATCTCCTGGCCCCAGTCAGTGATGGCGGGGAGGGAAGTGGCCCTGAGCTGCCGCATGGCAGGGCATTTCCCCGCGGAGCTGGGGGTGACCTGGCTGCGCAAGGGCAGAGGAGCGGCTCGTGCTGCGCCCCTGCAAGACTCGGCCGAGCACCGGCTCCTCCCTGGCTGGCCCGCTCCAGCCGTGGACGGGAAGAGCTTCGTGCAGGAGGCCGGACTCGTCTTCACCCCCTCGGTGCGCAGGGACCACGGGGCCGAGTACATCTGTCGCGTGGAGCACGTGGCCCTGGCGCAGCCTGTAGCAAAGCACAGCGCGGAGCTGCAGGTGCGAG ccctgccggacGTGTCCGGGATCCAGGTGTTGCCGCGCTGGGACCCCCCGGACCAGGTGCCGTTTGCCGTCCGCCTGCACGGCTTCTACCCCCGCGGGATCCACCGCATCGCGTGGAGCTGGGACGGGGAAGCCTGGCAGCGATCAGAGCTGAGCGACTACGTGGAGAACGAAGACGGCACGTTCAGCGCCAGGAGCGTGTGGAGGGTGCCCAGCTGGCGCCTGGCCCGCCCCGAGCAGCGCGTGCAAGTGCGCGTGCAGCATGGCCCCGCCGACCCCCCGGTCACAGGAGAGCTCAGCATCGGGGACGCCG gtctcctgcgGCCCCCGGAGGTGTCGGCGATCTCCAGGCCCCAGTCAGTGATGGCGGGGAGGGCCGTGACCCTGAGCTGCCACATCACAGGCCGTTTCCCTGAGTTACTGGGGGTGACCTGGCTGCGCAGGGACAGAGGAGCGGCTCGTGCTGCGCCCCTGCGAGACTCGGCcgagcaccagctcctccctggccaGCCCGCTCCAGCCACGGACGGGAAGAGCTTCGTGCAGGAGGCCGGACTCGTCTTCACCCCCTCGGTGCACAGGGACCACGGGGCCGAGTACACCTGCCGCGTGGAGCACGTGGCCCTGCGGACCCCCGTCGAACAACGcagcggggagctgcaggtgacag GGGGAGCAGCACAGGACCAGCGTGGTGGGGACGACGGGGACGTGTCAGTACCGACTAGCAGTGCCGGGCCCATGGGCACCAATGAGCAAGACGGCGAAGCCAGCACCACGGGTGACGCTGTCTCCTGGACAGGGGTATAA